One Bifidobacterium crudilactis genomic region harbors:
- a CDS encoding DUF948 domain-containing protein gives MDIGQIAGLIAAIAFAVLAGFLIYPLIRLGRLFDQLADTVKETGEHAMPALDESTTTVQQVNKTLEDVNRISAAASTTAGNVGALTDLYGSMLGKPIIKLASAFFAIRSTATSFFKGRKSSTANAGVPDPANFTTPDSHKGKGE, from the coding sequence ATGGATATAGGCCAGATCGCGGGTCTTATCGCAGCTATCGCCTTCGCGGTGCTCGCCGGGTTCCTGATTTATCCGTTGATTCGTCTTGGACGGTTGTTCGATCAGTTGGCAGATACCGTCAAGGAGACCGGAGAGCATGCGATGCCTGCTCTTGATGAATCGACCACCACGGTTCAGCAGGTGAACAAGACCTTGGAGGATGTGAACCGCATATCCGCCGCCGCATCCACGACCGCAGGGAATGTGGGTGCACTCACAGACCTGTACGGTTCCATGCTCGGCAAGCCGATAATCAAACTTGCGTCGGCGTTCTTCGCCATCCGTTCAACGGCCACCTCCTTTTTCAAAGGGCGTAAATCCTCCACGGCGAATGCGGGGGTGCCGGACCCGGCCAATTTCACCACTCCGGATTCACATAAGGGCAAGGGGGAGTGA
- a CDS encoding histidine phosphatase family protein, protein MLLHLHLVRHGQTMFNRYNRLQGWSNSPLTSQGMQDARRAGEKLADVSFAAAYCSDTTRAEITARTILSVNLAGAGAANGQPEVHADMHFREQCYGYFEGQDMAASWWAAGAPHGVGTYNAIVERYGLSASRDFLHEADPFHDAESDAEYWRRIEGGFAVIAANGRLTDGDDVLVISHGNTLLSLMHRYAPDGYDLSERPRNGSVTTLEFDTAQQIGQALTVVGYNE, encoded by the coding sequence ATGCTACTTCATCTTCACTTGGTACGTCATGGGCAAACGATGTTCAACAGATACAACCGACTCCAAGGATGGTCGAATTCTCCGCTCACCTCTCAGGGAATGCAGGATGCCCGGAGAGCAGGCGAAAAACTTGCCGACGTATCCTTTGCCGCGGCGTACTGTTCCGATACCACACGTGCGGAAATCACCGCGCGAACGATTCTCTCAGTCAACCTTGCGGGTGCAGGTGCAGCCAATGGTCAGCCCGAGGTCCATGCGGATATGCATTTTCGTGAACAGTGCTACGGCTACTTCGAAGGACAGGACATGGCTGCGTCCTGGTGGGCGGCTGGTGCACCTCATGGTGTGGGGACGTACAACGCCATCGTCGAGCGCTACGGTCTGTCGGCGAGCAGGGACTTCCTGCATGAGGCCGATCCTTTTCACGATGCGGAGTCCGATGCCGAGTATTGGCGTCGCATAGAAGGTGGTTTCGCCGTCATCGCAGCCAACGGACGATTGACGGACGGTGACGATGTGCTGGTGATTTCGCACGGCAATACCTTGTTGAGCCTGATGCACCGCTATGCACCCGATGGTTACGACCTCAGCGAACGGCCGCGCAACGGCAGCGTGACCACCTTGGAATTCGACACCGCACAGCAGATAGGCCAAGCGCTGACAGTCGTGGGATACAACGAGTAG
- a CDS encoding phage holin family protein: MGRFFGRWFTLTIAVGVMTWLLPGMIVQGSNTFFSIASFALFMALINASVKPVVQLLALPLTVITFGLAALILNVMFMQLASWLSITVFNEGIYIAGFWWAVIGSFIMMVVDGIVGSIIHD, encoded by the coding sequence ATGGGTAGATTCTTCGGACGATGGTTCACATTGACAATCGCGGTAGGCGTGATGACCTGGCTGCTGCCCGGCATGATCGTCCAAGGCTCGAACACCTTTTTCTCCATAGCGAGTTTCGCACTCTTCATGGCCCTGATCAATGCTTCGGTCAAGCCGGTGGTACAGCTTCTAGCCTTGCCGTTGACCGTCATCACCTTCGGCCTGGCCGCGCTGATTTTGAATGTGATGTTCATGCAACTTGCTTCATGGCTTTCCATCACCGTGTTCAACGAAGGCATCTACATCGCCGGGTTCTGGTGGGCGGTGATCGGCAGCTTCATCATGATGGTCGTCGACGGCATCGTGGGCTCCATCATCCACGACTGA
- the rpsD gene encoding 30S ribosomal protein S4 — MTKVQRSRRQVRLSRALGIALTPKAQRIFEKRPYAPGEHGRTRRRTESDYAVRLREKQRLRAQFGLSEKQLRAAYEKGTHEAGQTGNAMLRDLEVRLDNLVLRAGIARTTAQARQYVVHRHILVDGNIVDRPSYRVRPGQTIQVKPKSQTTVPFQIAAEGVHRDVLPAVPGYLDVDLASLKATLTRKPEPEEIPVQVNIQYVVEYYAR; from the coding sequence ATGACTAAGGTTCAGCGTTCGCGCCGTCAGGTGCGCCTGTCCCGAGCACTGGGAATCGCTCTGACTCCCAAGGCTCAGCGCATCTTCGAGAAGCGCCCCTATGCTCCTGGTGAGCATGGCCGCACTCGTCGTCGCACCGAATCCGATTACGCCGTACGTCTGCGTGAAAAGCAGCGTTTGAGGGCTCAGTTCGGTCTTTCCGAGAAGCAGCTTCGCGCCGCTTACGAGAAGGGCACCCACGAGGCAGGCCAGACCGGCAACGCCATGCTGAGGGATCTCGAGGTTCGTCTCGACAACCTCGTGCTGCGTGCAGGCATCGCCCGTACCACGGCTCAGGCTCGTCAGTATGTCGTGCACCGTCACATCCTGGTCGACGGCAACATCGTCGATCGCCCGAGCTACCGCGTCCGTCCCGGACAGACCATCCAGGTCAAGCCGAAGAGCCAGACCACGGTACCTTTCCAGATCGCAGCCGAAGGCGTCCACCGCGACGTGCTCCCCGCGGTTCCCGGATACCTTGATGTGGATCTCGCTTCCTTGAAGGCCACTCTGACACGTAAGCCGGAACCGGAAGAGATTCCGGTGCAGGTCAACATCCAGTACGTGGTCGAGTACTACGCCCGCTGA
- a CDS encoding UvrD-helicase domain-containing protein gives MTVDPDLIQRSAEDLIGDLNHQQAQAVQHRGPALLIGAGAGSGKTRVLTRRIAWILSQFGAWPSQILAITFTNKAAAEMRERLSTLIGPVAQRMWVSTFHSACVRILRRDGKSIGLRSGFSIYDSADSERLVKIIGSDLNIDLKRYTPRAILSRISDYKNNLQDWQGQLKQYAPDYKPGQRGQQVGRFGNVEELYAVIYAEYQHRLAQANAVDFDDLIGRTVELLRSDPLVAEYYRHKFRYILVDEYQDTNHAQYELIRELAGIDADSRRSATAVASGMNGPAWITVVGDSDQSIYAFRGADISNIQDFEKDFPSATTIMLEQNYRSTQTILDAANAVIAKNEGRKPKKLWTALGKGSPITAFAADNAQQEASWITNEIARLAAEDEIHYSDMAIMYRANAQSRSLEEALINAGIPYQLIGGTKFYERREIKDALAYMQALANPDDDVNMRRILNVPKRGLGARAEALVTQYAQVQGVSFWSGVSHLESIEGMPTRTTTMLKAFRDLMNSLASFAQEHDAKPSLIVAQVLEQTGLLEELRKSDDPQDASRVENLSQLQSVAAEFEQNTPDASLSAFMETTALVADSDQLPDSGADFGKVTLMTLHTAKGLEYPVVFLTGMEQGTFPHSRSLEDTTELAEERRLAYVGITRAKQRLYLTRAAVRAQWGQASEMLPSQFLDDIPDGLIDWKRRESSVERMRSNWTDDANEFGGFEDDGFGTSFGSSASLGGNAAGSTSRWGSSRSSHEGGSYRRSSSSSYSSGHGGTYSGKYSGYGSGSGYRSSGGAGGRASKHAAVTTRRVPAKKASAQVPPPQEHQIADFSVGDKVSHDRYGLGTVVELQDKGRNSVITVDFGSDGVKRLMLRVAPIEKL, from the coding sequence GTGACGGTCGATCCAGATCTCATACAACGTAGCGCAGAGGATTTGATTGGCGATCTCAATCACCAGCAGGCGCAGGCAGTTCAGCACCGGGGACCGGCCCTGCTGATAGGGGCAGGGGCGGGATCGGGCAAAACCCGTGTGCTTACCCGGAGAATAGCGTGGATACTGAGCCAGTTCGGGGCCTGGCCAAGTCAGATACTGGCCATCACCTTCACCAACAAGGCCGCGGCGGAAATGCGGGAGCGGCTGTCCACGCTTATAGGGCCCGTCGCGCAACGCATGTGGGTGTCCACATTCCATTCGGCCTGCGTGCGCATTCTCAGGCGCGACGGCAAATCCATCGGCTTGCGTTCCGGTTTCTCCATCTACGACTCGGCGGACTCGGAACGTCTGGTGAAGATCATCGGCAGCGATCTGAATATTGACCTCAAGCGCTACACGCCTCGGGCGATACTGTCGCGCATTTCCGATTACAAGAACAATCTCCAGGATTGGCAGGGGCAGCTGAAGCAGTATGCCCCCGATTACAAACCAGGGCAGCGGGGTCAGCAGGTCGGACGCTTCGGGAACGTAGAGGAGCTCTACGCGGTGATCTACGCCGAGTACCAGCACCGGCTCGCTCAGGCCAATGCCGTCGACTTCGACGATCTCATCGGCCGAACCGTCGAGTTGCTGCGTTCGGACCCATTGGTTGCCGAGTATTACCGCCACAAGTTCCGCTACATTCTTGTCGATGAGTATCAGGACACGAATCACGCTCAATATGAACTGATTCGCGAGCTCGCAGGAATCGACGCGGATTCTCGACGGTCGGCCACTGCGGTTGCTTCCGGCATGAACGGCCCGGCCTGGATAACCGTCGTCGGCGATTCCGACCAGTCCATCTACGCCTTCCGTGGTGCGGATATCAGCAATATCCAGGATTTTGAAAAGGATTTCCCCAGTGCGACCACGATCATGCTGGAGCAGAACTACCGCTCCACGCAGACCATTCTCGATGCCGCCAATGCAGTGATCGCCAAGAACGAGGGACGTAAACCGAAGAAGCTTTGGACGGCGTTGGGCAAGGGGAGCCCAATCACCGCATTCGCGGCGGACAATGCCCAGCAGGAAGCCTCGTGGATTACGAACGAAATCGCCAGGCTTGCCGCCGAAGACGAGATTCACTACTCGGATATGGCAATCATGTACAGGGCGAATGCGCAGTCTCGTTCCCTCGAAGAGGCGCTGATCAACGCGGGCATCCCGTACCAGCTCATCGGTGGAACGAAATTCTACGAGCGCCGGGAAATCAAGGACGCCCTGGCCTATATGCAGGCCTTGGCCAATCCCGATGACGACGTCAACATGCGCAGGATACTCAATGTGCCGAAGCGAGGTCTGGGCGCCAGGGCTGAAGCGTTGGTGACGCAGTACGCGCAGGTGCAGGGTGTGAGTTTCTGGAGCGGCGTCAGCCATCTGGAATCCATAGAAGGCATGCCCACCCGCACCACGACGATGCTCAAGGCCTTCCGGGACCTGATGAACAGCCTCGCATCGTTTGCACAGGAGCATGATGCCAAGCCCTCCCTGATCGTTGCGCAGGTTCTCGAACAGACCGGTCTGTTGGAAGAGCTGCGCAAGTCCGACGACCCGCAGGATGCCTCCAGAGTCGAGAATCTCTCGCAGCTGCAGTCGGTCGCGGCCGAATTCGAGCAGAACACGCCGGATGCGTCGCTGTCGGCGTTCATGGAGACCACGGCCTTGGTCGCGGATTCCGACCAGCTGCCTGACTCGGGCGCGGACTTCGGCAAGGTAACGTTGATGACGCTGCATACCGCCAAAGGCCTGGAATACCCCGTGGTGTTCCTTACCGGCATGGAGCAGGGAACCTTCCCGCACTCCCGCAGTCTCGAGGACACCACCGAGCTTGCCGAAGAGCGCAGGCTCGCCTATGTGGGCATCACACGTGCCAAGCAGCGGCTGTATCTGACGCGAGCCGCCGTGCGTGCGCAATGGGGGCAGGCGAGTGAGATGCTGCCGAGTCAGTTCCTGGATGATATCCCTGACGGTCTTATCGACTGGAAACGCCGCGAATCCAGTGTGGAGCGCATGCGCAGCAACTGGACCGATGATGCCAATGAATTCGGAGGCTTCGAAGACGACGGCTTCGGCACCTCATTCGGATCGTCGGCGAGTCTGGGCGGCAATGCGGCAGGCTCAACGTCACGTTGGGGTTCTTCGCGTTCCTCGCATGAGGGAGGCTCGTACCGTCGCTCATCGTCATCCTCGTATTCTTCGGGTCACGGTGGAACGTATTCGGGGAAGTATTCGGGTTATGGTTCCGGGTCGGGGTATCGCAGTTCCGGTGGCGCCGGTGGCAGGGCTTCCAAGCATGCCGCGGTGACTACGCGTAGGGTGCCAGCCAAAAAGGCGTCCGCTCAGGTCCCGCCACCGCAAGAGCATCAGATTGCGGATTTCTCCGTCGGGGACAAGGTGTCCCATGACCGCTATGGCTTGGGCACTGTGGTGGAACTGCAGGACAAGGGGCGAAACTCGGTCATCACAGTGGACTTTGGTTCGGATGGCGTCAAACGACTGATGTTGCGGGTCGCTCCAATCGAAAAACTCTGA